The following are encoded together in the Pseudomonas maumuensis genome:
- the bglX gene encoding beta-glucosidase BglX, whose amino-acid sequence MMKLSLLGLAMGLASQAALAAPTAPPLQDKQAFVDHLISQMTEAEKIGQLRLISIGPEMPHAKIREEIAAGRIGGTFNSRTAPENRPMQDAAMRSRLKIPMFFAYDTIHGERTIFPIGLGLASSWDMDAIAKVGRTSAIEAAADSLDMTFAPMVDIARDPRWGRTSEGFGEDTYLTSKIGQVMVKSFQGSSPANPDSIMAIVKHFALYGAVEGGRDYNTVDMSLPKMYNDYLPPYRAALDAGAGGVMVALNSINGVPATSNTWLMNDLLRKEWGFKGVTISDHGAIQELIRHGVAQDGREAAKLAIKAGIDMSMNDTLYGEELPGLLKSGEVSQAELDQAVREVLGAKYDMGLFKDPYVRIPKPETDLTDYYAEDRLHREAARDVARRGLVLLENREQTLPLKKAGTIALVGPLADAPIDMMGSWAADGKPQHSVTVREGLRRAVEGKAKLVYAKGSNVTGDKAMFDYLNFLNFDAPEIVDDPRPAAVLIDEAVKAAKQSDVVVAVVGESRGMSHESSSRTTLEIPAVQRELIKALKATGKPLVLVLMNGRPLSIAWEREQADAILETWFSGTEGGNAIADVLFGDYNPSGRLAITFPRSVGQIPMYYNHMRIGRPFTPGKPGNYTSQYFEEPNGPLYPFGYGLSYTSFELSGLALSQKELKRGGTLQAKVTVKNTGKRDGETVVQLYIQDQSASMSRPVKELKNFQKLMLKAGEARTLTFDISEQDLKFYNGQLQHVAEAGQFNVQVGLDSQAVQQQSFELR is encoded by the coding sequence ATGATGAAACTGTCTTTGCTGGGCCTGGCCATGGGCCTTGCCAGTCAGGCGGCCCTTGCCGCCCCTACCGCCCCGCCCCTGCAGGACAAGCAGGCGTTCGTCGACCATCTGATCAGCCAGATGACCGAGGCCGAGAAGATCGGCCAGCTGCGCCTGATCAGCATCGGCCCCGAGATGCCCCACGCGAAGATCCGCGAGGAAATCGCCGCCGGGCGCATCGGCGGCACCTTCAACTCGCGTACCGCCCCCGAGAACCGGCCGATGCAGGACGCGGCCATGCGCAGCCGCCTGAAGATCCCGATGTTCTTCGCCTACGACACCATCCATGGCGAGCGCACCATCTTCCCGATCGGTCTGGGCCTGGCGTCGTCCTGGGACATGGACGCCATCGCCAAGGTCGGCCGCACCTCAGCCATCGAGGCCGCTGCCGATTCGCTGGACATGACCTTCGCACCGATGGTCGACATCGCCCGCGACCCGCGCTGGGGGCGCACCAGCGAAGGCTTCGGCGAAGACACCTACCTGACCTCGAAGATCGGCCAGGTGATGGTCAAGTCGTTCCAGGGCTCGAGCCCGGCCAACCCCGACAGCATCATGGCCATCGTCAAGCACTTCGCCCTGTACGGCGCGGTGGAAGGCGGGCGCGACTACAACACGGTCGATATGAGCCTGCCGAAGATGTACAACGACTACCTGCCGCCCTATCGCGCCGCGCTCGACGCCGGTGCCGGCGGGGTGATGGTGGCACTTAACTCGATCAACGGCGTGCCGGCCACCTCCAACACCTGGCTGATGAACGACCTGCTGCGCAAGGAGTGGGGCTTCAAGGGCGTGACCATCAGCGACCACGGCGCCATCCAGGAACTGATCCGTCACGGCGTCGCCCAGGACGGCCGCGAAGCCGCCAAGCTGGCGATCAAGGCCGGCATCGACATGAGCATGAACGACACCCTCTACGGCGAAGAACTGCCAGGGCTGTTGAAGTCCGGCGAAGTCAGCCAGGCCGAACTGGACCAGGCGGTGCGTGAAGTGCTGGGTGCCAAGTACGACATGGGTCTGTTCAAGGATCCCTACGTGCGCATTCCCAAGCCTGAGACCGACCTTACGGACTACTACGCCGAGGACCGCCTGCACCGTGAAGCCGCGCGTGATGTGGCACGCCGTGGCCTGGTGTTGCTGGAGAACCGCGAACAGACCTTGCCCCTGAAGAAGGCCGGCACCATCGCCCTGGTCGGCCCACTGGCCGATGCGCCGATCGACATGATGGGCAGCTGGGCCGCCGACGGCAAACCGCAGCATTCGGTCACCGTGCGCGAAGGCCTGCGTCGCGCCGTCGAAGGCAAGGCCAAGCTGGTCTACGCCAAGGGCTCGAACGTCACCGGCGACAAGGCGATGTTCGATTACCTGAACTTCCTCAACTTCGACGCCCCGGAAATCGTCGACGACCCACGCCCGGCCGCCGTGCTGATCGACGAAGCGGTCAAGGCCGCCAAGCAATCGGACGTCGTCGTGGCGGTGGTCGGCGAATCCCGTGGCATGTCCCACGAGTCCTCGAGCCGCACCACCCTGGAGATCCCGGCGGTGCAACGCGAGCTGATCAAGGCGCTGAAAGCCACCGGCAAGCCCCTGGTGCTGGTGCTGATGAACGGTCGTCCACTGTCGATCGCCTGGGAACGCGAACAGGCCGACGCCATCCTCGAAACCTGGTTCAGCGGCACCGAGGGCGGCAACGCCATCGCCGACGTGCTGTTCGGCGACTACAACCCATCCGGGCGCCTGGCCATCACCTTCCCGCGTTCGGTCGGGCAGATCCCGATGTACTACAACCATATGCGCATCGGCCGCCCGTTCACTCCAGGCAAGCCGGGCAACTACACCTCGCAATACTTCGAGGAGCCCAACGGCCCGCTGTATCCATTCGGCTACGGCCTGAGCTACACCAGCTTCGAGCTGTCAGGTCTGGCGCTGTCGCAGAAGGAACTCAAGCGCGGCGGCACCCTGCAGGCCAAGGTAACGGTGAAGAACACCGGCAAGCGTGACGGCGAGACCGTGGTGCAGCTGTACATCCAGGACCAGAGTGCGTCGATGAGCCGCCCGGTCAAGGAATTGAAGAACTTCCAAAAGCTGATGCTCAAGGCCGGTGAAGCGCGAACCTTGACCTTCGACATCAGTGAGCAGGACCTGAAGTTCTACAATGGCCAACTGCAGCACGTCGCCGAGGCTGGCCAGTTCAATGTGCAGGTCGGCCTCGACTCGCAAGCGGTGCAGCAGCAGAGCTTCGAGCTGCGTTAA
- a CDS encoding TPM domain-containing protein yields the protein MTEYEQRQIAEAIARAERRTDAELVTVLARRADDFPYLPLLWAALLALLIPGVLHLWLGGIGVNGLLLAQMLTFISLCLVLRHPRLAAWVVPSILRRRRASGLARQQFLELNLQRTAGATGVLIFVSEAERHVEILVDEGIARHLPEQAREAIVARFTDQVRQGHTLQGFVECIEACGELLSEHVPPTHARNELPNRLVILD from the coding sequence ATGACCGAATACGAACAGCGCCAGATCGCCGAGGCGATCGCCCGTGCCGAACGGCGCACCGACGCCGAGCTTGTGACCGTGCTGGCTCGCCGTGCCGATGATTTTCCCTACCTGCCGTTACTTTGGGCCGCCTTGCTGGCCTTGTTGATACCCGGCGTGTTGCACCTGTGGCTGGGTGGTATCGGCGTCAATGGCCTGTTGCTGGCGCAGATGCTGACCTTCATCAGCCTGTGTCTGGTGTTGCGCCATCCGCGCCTGGCCGCCTGGGTGGTGCCGTCCATACTGCGACGCCGGCGCGCTTCGGGCCTGGCCCGCCAGCAGTTTCTCGAGCTCAACCTGCAGCGTACCGCCGGTGCCACGGGGGTGCTGATCTTCGTCAGTGAAGCCGAGCGTCATGTCGAGATCCTGGTGGACGAGGGCATTGCCCGGCATTTGCCCGAGCAGGCACGCGAGGCGATCGTCGCCCGTTTCACCGACCAGGTGCGCCAGGGCCATACCTTGCAAGGCTTCGTCGAATGTATCGAGGCTTGCGGCGAGCTGCTCAGTGAACATGTTCCTCCGACCCATGCGCGCAACGAGCTGCCCAACCGCCTGGTGATTCTCGACTGA
- a CDS encoding TonB-dependent receptor — translation MLSALRPLHCLPVRPTLLALCLAMSLAAEAAPVPFDLPAQPLARSLSQLAQQAKVQLLFDEALLGSAQAPALKGDFEAEAAISRLLVGSRFNVVRMGNTYVVRLREDDPTADNSLQLSAVSIVGDGQQVDAGNVGRSTLDQEQIDRYQPSNIPSVLATLPGVNMGGSSKPGGQTINIWGFGDAEDVPMTLDGAPKSGFERYQQGTIFIEPELIKHIEVEKGPHSVKTGNGGFGGSVNMETKDAGDLLQEGRNSGAMLKYGYGSNDHQQIYSSALFGRTDDGRIDGLVYYTKRDGGNLKMADSLPDPTGKWPINPQRIPYSALDLDGALLKTNIHFTDEHSLGLSWAQSESQRWTTFSSTAFSTPPTAADIKKYGYEAALKRFLANRRTIDTTWSATYKYQPIENPWVDLQVKYSESDTKQTDERDATAFFQPATGGRKMDTEYKDRMLDVKNTSTFLTGPLEHALTAGVQVRRHDRDTQMWMPGKTYEVPKYNYGHYQPYFMPSGQVDSQGYYLQDAITLGDLTITPSLRYDHVTNEGKPNQAPYYNNPAAGHDYSDKTYSGWSPRLSLFWKMNEQTALFADYSKTWRAPVLDEQYEVQGVGSRTATSRNLDPERITGVRVGSISTFNNVFSQGDSAQIRTMAFHNKVTDEIFKATGIGCQAQLVSGGTIANTCGDGLMGNYRNIGDVTYKGFEIETFYDATYWFGAVSYSWMEGRHEGAYTNPWGPDVWAKDVPAPKWITTLGVKIPAWDARVGWTAQFVGATHHLPSDKYFEGPASALGDRYYDNFGNEKYQIHGLFANWKPQQPYLKGTEVNLTVDNLFNKAIRPELSGENAYTQGRNAKISVTRFF, via the coding sequence ATGTTGTCCGCGTTGCGTCCATTGCACTGCCTGCCTGTCCGACCCACATTGCTGGCCCTGTGCCTGGCCATGAGCCTGGCCGCCGAAGCCGCCCCGGTACCGTTCGACCTGCCGGCGCAACCGCTGGCGCGCTCGCTGAGCCAACTGGCCCAGCAGGCCAAGGTCCAGTTGCTGTTCGACGAAGCGCTGCTCGGCAGCGCCCAGGCACCGGCCCTGAAAGGGGACTTCGAAGCCGAAGCGGCGATCAGCCGTCTGCTGGTGGGCAGCCGCTTCAACGTGGTGCGCATGGGCAATACCTACGTGGTGCGCCTGCGCGAAGACGACCCAACGGCAGACAACAGCCTGCAACTCAGTGCCGTGAGCATCGTTGGTGACGGTCAGCAAGTCGATGCCGGCAACGTAGGGCGCTCGACGCTCGACCAGGAGCAGATCGACCGCTACCAGCCCAGCAACATTCCCAGCGTGCTGGCAACCCTACCGGGGGTGAACATGGGCGGCTCGTCCAAGCCCGGCGGCCAGACCATCAACATCTGGGGCTTCGGCGACGCCGAGGACGTGCCGATGACCCTCGACGGTGCGCCCAAGAGCGGCTTCGAGCGCTATCAGCAAGGCACCATCTTCATCGAGCCCGAGCTGATCAAGCACATCGAGGTCGAAAAAGGGCCGCACTCGGTCAAGACCGGCAACGGCGGTTTCGGCGGCAGCGTCAACATGGAAACCAAGGACGCCGGCGACCTGCTGCAAGAGGGCCGCAACAGCGGTGCGATGCTCAAGTACGGCTATGGCAGCAACGACCACCAGCAGATCTACAGCTCGGCATTGTTCGGCCGTACCGACGATGGTCGCATCGACGGCCTGGTGTATTACACCAAGCGCGACGGCGGCAATCTGAAGATGGCCGACAGCCTGCCCGACCCCACCGGCAAATGGCCGATCAACCCCCAGCGCATCCCCTACAGCGCCCTGGACCTGGACGGCGCCCTGCTCAAGACCAACATCCATTTCACCGACGAGCACAGCCTGGGGCTGTCCTGGGCACAATCGGAAAGCCAGCGCTGGACCACCTTCTCGTCGACCGCCTTCAGCACGCCCCCCACCGCGGCGGATATCAAGAAGTACGGCTACGAAGCCGCCCTCAAGCGCTTCCTCGCCAACCGCCGCACCATCGACACCACCTGGTCGGCCACCTACAAGTACCAACCGATCGAGAACCCGTGGGTGGACCTGCAGGTGAAGTACTCCGAATCGGACACCAAGCAGACCGATGAACGCGACGCCACGGCGTTCTTCCAGCCCGCCACTGGCGGGCGCAAGATGGACACCGAATACAAGGACCGCATGCTCGATGTGAAGAACACCAGCACCTTCCTCACCGGTCCCCTGGAACATGCGCTCACCGCAGGTGTGCAGGTGCGTCGCCATGACCGCGACACGCAGATGTGGATGCCCGGCAAGACCTACGAAGTACCCAAGTACAACTATGGTCACTACCAGCCGTACTTCATGCCCAGCGGCCAGGTCGACAGCCAGGGCTACTACCTGCAGGACGCCATCACCCTGGGCGACCTGACCATCACCCCGTCGTTGCGCTACGACCATGTGACCAACGAGGGCAAACCCAACCAGGCGCCGTACTACAACAACCCGGCGGCTGGCCACGACTACAGCGACAAGACCTACAGCGGCTGGTCGCCACGTCTGTCGCTGTTCTGGAAGATGAACGAACAGACCGCGTTGTTCGCCGACTACAGCAAGACCTGGCGCGCCCCGGTGCTGGATGAACAGTATGAAGTTCAGGGTGTCGGCAGCCGCACCGCCACCAGTCGCAACCTCGATCCCGAGCGCATCACCGGTGTGCGGGTGGGCAGCATCAGCACCTTCAACAACGTGTTCAGCCAGGGCGACAGCGCGCAGATTCGCACCATGGCGTTCCACAACAAGGTCACCGACGAGATCTTCAAGGCCACCGGCATCGGCTGCCAGGCGCAACTGGTCAGCGGCGGCACCATCGCCAACACCTGTGGCGACGGGCTGATGGGCAACTACCGCAACATCGGCGACGTGACCTACAAGGGTTTCGAAATCGAGACCTTCTACGACGCCACCTACTGGTTCGGCGCGGTGTCGTACTCGTGGATGGAAGGCCGCCACGAGGGCGCGTACACCAACCCCTGGGGCCCGGATGTATGGGCCAAGGATGTACCGGCACCGAAATGGATCACCACCCTGGGCGTGAAGATCCCGGCCTGGGACGCCCGGGTCGGCTGGACCGCGCAGTTCGTCGGCGCCACCCACCACCTGCCCAGCGACAAGTACTTCGAGGGCCCCGCGAGTGCGCTCGGTGACCGTTACTACGACAACTTCGGCAACGAGAAGTACCAGATCCACGGCCTGTTCGCCAACTGGAAACCGCAGCAACCCTACCTCAAGGGCACCGAGGTCAACCTGACCGTGGACAACCTGTTCAACAAGGCCATCCGGCCGGAGCTGTCGGGCGAGAACGCCTATACCCAGGGACGCAATGCCAAGATCAGCGTGACCCGGTTCTTCTGA
- a CDS encoding class I SAM-dependent methyltransferase, with the protein MSSPSFAPGAPDARAQFLSLLADALGDGSLSKLVLARHVGADQTLQRIIAKPVQIKGQACLSLVYRHQTRDITRNLGLDEAQALVAELLPESFRNAHLFTAAGEVQLEFSKKGKPMLRRHVAQPAPREAGAGGHDREKKRYLALSRPFLRDLGVTDAQGALIPSMSRKWKQINKFIEVFDHALSGAPVDAQQSLKVADFGSGKGYLTFAMHDYLRNTLGREAQVTGVELRPDMVELCNAAAARLEHPGLVFECGDVRSVVPEAIDVMIALHACDIATDYAIHTGIRCNAAIIMCSPCCHKQIRPQLHSPGLLQPMLQYGLHLGQQAEMLTDSLRALYLEACGYETKVFEFISLEHTNKNKMILAVKRRQPQDNAGLLEKIAELKAFYGVREHCLETLLKADGLIAG; encoded by the coding sequence ATGTCTTCCCCTTCCTTCGCCCCTGGCGCGCCGGACGCGCGCGCCCAGTTCCTGAGCCTGCTCGCCGATGCCCTGGGCGACGGCAGCCTGAGCAAGCTGGTACTGGCCCGCCATGTCGGCGCCGACCAGACCCTGCAGCGGATCATCGCCAAGCCGGTGCAGATCAAGGGCCAGGCCTGCTTGTCGCTGGTCTACCGTCACCAGACCCGTGACATCACCCGCAACCTGGGGTTGGACGAGGCGCAGGCGTTGGTGGCCGAATTGTTGCCGGAGAGCTTTCGCAACGCACACCTGTTCACCGCTGCCGGCGAGGTGCAGCTGGAGTTCAGCAAGAAGGGCAAGCCGATGTTGCGCCGGCACGTGGCACAGCCGGCCCCACGCGAGGCGGGCGCTGGCGGGCATGATCGGGAGAAGAAGCGTTATCTGGCGCTGTCGCGGCCGTTCCTGCGCGACCTTGGGGTGACCGACGCGCAAGGTGCGTTGATCCCGTCGATGTCGCGCAAATGGAAGCAGATCAACAAGTTCATCGAAGTCTTCGACCATGCCTTGAGCGGTGCGCCCGTGGACGCGCAGCAAAGCCTGAAGGTCGCCGACTTCGGTTCGGGCAAGGGCTACCTGACGTTCGCCATGCACGATTACCTGCGCAACACCCTCGGGCGTGAGGCGCAGGTCACTGGCGTCGAACTGCGCCCGGACATGGTCGAGTTGTGCAATGCCGCCGCCGCGCGCCTGGAGCATCCGGGCCTGGTGTTCGAATGCGGCGATGTGCGCAGCGTGGTGCCTGAGGCCATCGATGTGATGATCGCCTTGCATGCCTGCGACATCGCCACCGACTATGCCATCCACACCGGTATTCGCTGTAACGCTGCGATCATCATGTGCTCGCCGTGCTGCCACAAGCAGATCCGCCCGCAGTTGCACAGCCCGGGGTTGTTGCAACCGATGCTGCAGTACGGGCTGCACCTGGGCCAGCAGGCCGAGATGCTCACCGACAGCCTGCGCGCCCTGTACCTGGAAGCTTGCGGCTACGAGACCAAGGTGTTCGAGTTCATCTCGCTCGAGCACACCAACAAGAACAAGATGATCCTTGCGGTCAAGCGCCGTCAGCCCCAGGACAATGCGGGTCTGCTGGAGAAAATCGCCGAGCTCAAGGCGTTCTATGGGGTGCGCGAGCATTGCCTGGAGACCCTGCTGAAGGCGGATGGGCTGATCGCTGGTTAA